The nucleotide window CAGGGCGGCTGAGTTATTGATTGGCTCCGTACAAGAAAGCGTGTGGCAAAGATATGGCCGCTAGTTGTCGTCCAGATCAGTCCTGAGTTTGTTGATGCTGAAGATTTCCTTAGCACACTCCGCATCTAGTTCTTCGTTGATCTTCTCGAAGTTGTCTGTCTGGCGAGCTTCAACATAGCCGATCTGGTCGATGAGAGATGAGAGGAGCTGCCGCATCCCATCCGCATTTTTCACCACCCAGATAGCATCTCCGGGTTGGTTCTTGAGCTTGATCGAGTCGTCTACGACGTGTCGCCGTTTGTCTGGTGACGTCTCAACCTCAACGATTTTGATGCGATCGTCGAGAGAGTCGTCGGTCGGCTTGGCGTAGAGGTCGTACTTCTTCTCTTCGTCGTCCGGGCTGTAGTACATGTGCGTCTCGTAGCCGAGCGCGTCGTAGTGTGCCTGGATGAGCTTGACGCCGACGCGATGCTCCGGGCTTTCCCGGCCGTACTCACCGCCGTCTCGTGGCGCGAGATTGCGGTCCACGACGACGTTTGCTTCGTCTGTCGGCCAGTAGTACGCCTGCCTGTTTCCGAGCGTGAACTTCTCGAGGTATCCCCAGTCGCAGAGGTCTGCTGCTGTCTCGCTGTAGGGAAGTTCCTTCATCGAGTCCTTGATGTGGTAGCCGTTTACCCCATCGGTGAGCGCGTCGTAGACCATCCGCAGGAACATTTCGTGTTCATTTGTGAACTCGTCAGTGTCCGCTGGGGAGTCGTCATCATCATCGCCGTCGCCGTCATCGTCTTCATCTGCGCGTGCTTTCACGCCGCTGTCCATGTCGATCGCCTCGTGTTCGCGGTTGACGCAGTGGCGATACCGACTTCGTTCACGCACGGAATCCGCGAGCGAGTTGACGTTGAACGGCCCCGCGTTGTGTCCTGGCGGGATGGGAAGCGGCCGGAGCGTGAGTATCTCCGGCTTCTGTTTGTGGAAGCCCGTCGACGGCAGCTGGACGATCCACTCACCGCGGCGAAGCCCGGAGATGCGGTCTTTGATCTCATCATTTTCGAGGTCCTCGTGGAACAGCGACTCTGCGAGGAGGTCGTCGGTCGCGACGTTGCCGATGATCTTCGTGTTGATGTTGTTGAGGATTTCCTTGTACGCCCGCCGGTTGTCGTGTGGATTGTCTCCGAGTACCTGCTCAGGGTACTGCATGATGAGCCCCAGCGAGAGATTGAATTCCCGCCCTTTCGGGAGTAGCTCTCGGTAGACGATCTCGTTGCGAGCGATGTTTGCGGACTCCTCGATGATGACGTTCGTGATGTATTCATCGTCGTCTGGCGTCCAGATGGACTGCGCCGATGTCCACAGGTGTGAGAGGAACAGGACGGTGAAGACTTCGCTGCTGGCTCCACGAAGGCTTCCCGTGTCGATGAGAACGACTTTGTTCGAGTTGAGGATGCTCTTCATGTCGAGCATCGGTATCTCCTTGCTGTACCAGTTGGTCTCGTCGTTCCAGTATTTATCCTCGATCGTGTACGACAGCATATCCCAGATGAAGTCGCGTTCCTTCAGCTTCCGGATCCGATTGAGGACTGCGTCCGTCGTGTTCATGAACTGCCGCGCGTCCTTCTCGAGGTGCGATTCGAGGATGGATGTGACCTGTGTGTCGGCCGTTCGTGGGATTGCTTCGAGGACTTTGTCGTAGTCCTTGTCGAGGTCTTCGACCTGCTTGCCGTACTTCTGGAACTCCTGTGCGGCCTGCATGAGCTCACCAATAGAGAAGTAGTCCTTCCCGTGGTCTTTGTCGAATAGCGCCTTGATCAGGTTGGTGAGGATCTCGTTTGCGACGAACGCCTGTTCGACTGTTTTCTTTCCCAGAACGAATCTGAGAATCTGAAAATAGTGGTCGATGATATCCTGTTTGGCCGTCTCGCGAGTCCGCCCCGCTCCCTCTGTGAGCGGCCGGAGATCGAAGAACGGCATCCCCGGAACCATTCCGTCTGCTTCGGGGATCTGGATATATTCGACATCGTCGACGTTGCCGAACAGCGTGCGGTGACACCGCAGGTAGTTCTCACACATCTCGCCGTCTTTGGGATCGATGAGGATTGTTGGCCCCTCGAGGTCGTTGTGTGTGGTCAGCATGTCGTTGATCGTTGCGACTGTCTTCCCGCTCCCAGTCGTCGCAGCTCGGATGTAGTGTTGGGTGAGATGGTCCGCAGACAACGATAGCGCGTCTCGTTGCGAGAGGTGGTTCCACCACTCGTTTTTCGTCTCGATGGTGCTGATATCGTCGGGCTTGTCGCTGTGATCACGCAGCGCGGTGACGGCGTGACCGATGGTCATCCCCTTGGAGAACTCCTTGAACACCTCCTCGTTCGGCGAGGTGAGCGGCGACTGAGCCGTGGGCATCCCGCCGGTCCCACCGCGACTTGCTTTCGGGAGCGAGTCGATCGACGGGACCGTGATGAAGTTTGAGAGCTCGTCGATGTTACAGACGAGCAGCGGTTTTCGTCGCGTCCATGACTCCAGCCCGTTCGGGTAGGTGATGCCGTGGTTGAGCATCCGTTCGTACTCAGCATCGTTTGTCCCGAGGTAGTTCCCCTCAATCGAGTAGAATTTCCCGCTGATCTGGTTGAGCGCATCTTGGAGATTACGGGCTGTCTCCGGGTTCGATGCTGCGGCTCGTAGCGAGACGTTGTACGTGTGTGAGGGATCTTTCAGGTCGATCTGTCCCATCCGGCTAGTCCCTGAGCGGTATCCGCCGGTCTGAGAGTCGTAGATTGAACCACCGATTTCATGCGGCGTATCACTCCGGTGTCGCTCCTGTTTTTCTTCGTCAGAGACGCCAAGGATACCGTCTATGAGCGTTCGGAGGAAGAGGCCGCCGGTCGTGTGGACGCCCTGCTTGAGGTTTCCTTTCTGCCGTTCTGCTTTCGGTGACCAGTCCGCGCGTGGCTCGAACACACTCTGAAAGATGACCGCGCCGTCCGATTGGATGATCGTCTCGAGGAGGTTAGAAAGCGGTGAGCGGTCGATAGCTTCGTTGTCGAACGACGAGAGTGTCGTCATCCAGTCGCGCCGCTTCTCTTCGACACCCTCCCAGCGGACCATCTCGGGGACATCCTCGAAGACATCTGTAATGTCGAAGTTTGTCCGACCGAACTCGAAGTCGTCTGGATACTGCGAGCGCGTGGTACTTTCGAGGCGATCGCAGGTGACATCGCCGCGTCCGCCAGGCCCGATGAAGAACTTGAATTGTGCTTCGTCCGGAGGTTTGTAGATGATGAACTCGAAATTTGGAGAGGATTCGATGATAGGGAGATGAAGATCCATATCGAGCGGGAGTTTTCGTCCGTTTCCGTATCGGTGGAGACCGTACAGTTCGCGTTTGACGGTCTCCGAGTTTACTTCTTCACGGACGGGTATGATCTGGATGTACTCCTGTTCGGATTCGATCTCCTCAATGAAGTTCTCGGCTTCGTCGTCGCTGAGCGCCCCACTGAGGGATGGATCGGCCGATGATTCGTAGTCCGCAGGGATGGTGATCGGCTCTTCTTCCTCAGTTTCTCCATCTAACGCGGCCTCGAAGATGTCGAAGTCGCCGTCAACTACCTCTGGTGTGGGCGTTTCTTCCTGTTCAACCGATGGTTCGTCTGGGCCGGGCGGTTCTCCAGGTGCTGGGGTATCGCCTTCCCGGTGTTTGTCGTCTTGGCTCACTATAGAGATACCACACGACCTATCTATAGCTTTTTTGGGGGGTGCCACTTCAGCTGGGGGTTAAAAATCAATATTCTGGAAC belongs to Halorubrum sp. DM2 and includes:
- a CDS encoding ATP-binding protein, with amino-acid sequence MSQDDKHREGDTPAPGEPPGPDEPSVEQEETPTPEVVDGDFDIFEAALDGETEEEEPITIPADYESSADPSLSGALSDDEAENFIEEIESEQEYIQIIPVREEVNSETVKRELYGLHRYGNGRKLPLDMDLHLPIIESSPNFEFIIYKPPDEAQFKFFIGPGGRGDVTCDRLESTTRSQYPDDFEFGRTNFDITDVFEDVPEMVRWEGVEEKRRDWMTTLSSFDNEAIDRSPLSNLLETIIQSDGAVIFQSVFEPRADWSPKAERQKGNLKQGVHTTGGLFLRTLIDGILGVSDEEKQERHRSDTPHEIGGSIYDSQTGGYRSGTSRMGQIDLKDPSHTYNVSLRAAASNPETARNLQDALNQISGKFYSIEGNYLGTNDAEYERMLNHGITYPNGLESWTRRKPLLVCNIDELSNFITVPSIDSLPKASRGGTGGMPTAQSPLTSPNEEVFKEFSKGMTIGHAVTALRDHSDKPDDISTIETKNEWWNHLSQRDALSLSADHLTQHYIRAATTGSGKTVATINDMLTTHNDLEGPTILIDPKDGEMCENYLRCHRTLFGNVDDVEYIQIPEADGMVPGMPFFDLRPLTEGAGRTRETAKQDIIDHYFQILRFVLGKKTVEQAFVANEILTNLIKALFDKDHGKDYFSIGELMQAAQEFQKYGKQVEDLDKDYDKVLEAIPRTADTQVTSILESHLEKDARQFMNTTDAVLNRIRKLKERDFIWDMLSYTIEDKYWNDETNWYSKEIPMLDMKSILNSNKVVLIDTGSLRGASSEVFTVLFLSHLWTSAQSIWTPDDDEYITNVIIEESANIARNEIVYRELLPKGREFNLSLGLIMQYPEQVLGDNPHDNRRAYKEILNNINTKIIGNVATDDLLAESLFHEDLENDEIKDRISGLRRGEWIVQLPSTGFHKQKPEILTLRPLPIPPGHNAGPFNVNSLADSVRERSRYRHCVNREHEAIDMDSGVKARADEDDDGDGDDDDDSPADTDEFTNEHEMFLRMVYDALTDGVNGYHIKDSMKELPYSETAADLCDWGYLEKFTLGNRQAYYWPTDEANVVVDRNLAPRDGGEYGRESPEHRVGVKLIQAHYDALGYETHMYYSPDDEEKKYDLYAKPTDDSLDDRIKIVEVETSPDKRRHVVDDSIKLKNQPGDAIWVVKNADGMRQLLSSLIDQIGYVEARQTDNFEKINEELDAECAKEIFSINKLRTDLDDN